One window of the bacterium genome contains the following:
- a CDS encoding tail fiber domain-containing protein, whose translation MRHARLLGLLLLCFALAAMAQAAGTKGTTSKPVAVQPANVTGLQVPFWGYLTEKDGTPVTGMRELKFELYDAAEGGTLLWTEIQNSVSITDGRLTTTLGASTALERRMFETGELWLNVTVNPNTDNAEVLSPRAKISTTNADECASAIGSTGRRGHDGSLDFLRVTGELVVDSSITGGFLTGSRASGAYSLAVGNNCQASGTNSSVAGGSGNTASGVQSVIGGGLNNTASAIYTGIGGGWLNIANYPYAYVGGGYQNTSSGFRSVVCAGAGNNAMKDYSFVGGGTQNKVDGPGATGGDGAVGTIGGGAWNSVSGIYGTVGGGSYNKVRSQFAFIGGGGGSTAADSNSASGDHAVIGGGSRNYARGAFSFIGGGGGNADVADSNSANGDHAVVGGGLHNYARGAYSVIAGGGGPAESDSNSTVGTQSVVGGGVSNYASNTYSTVSGGRWNHATGYGSVIAGGSGNTASGYYYPVIGGGSDNVAFGDYSTIANGWYNETNGYGAVISGGAFNHALVNYGSIGGGKYNIVTGFAGTIGGGTGNYARGQYSVVGGGGTWEAADTNSALGDNSVVAGGHHNFARGYSSVIGGGGGSGAADSNSARGNWSVIPGGLRNETAGSYAFAAGRRAKANNQGSFVWGDSYDGDVTSSANDQMTFRASGGVRFFSNTGLTAGVALLPGAGAWSNLSDRTKKENFRTLNTREILDKVDKLPVQQWNYKAQNASVKHVGPMAQDFYALFGLGDNDTTISTIDPSGIALAAIQELSKRVRELESQNQNMAAEVSRLTKTVETLAAREESVQKAKFTSNTPVRGSEGR comes from the coding sequence ATGAGACACGCGAGATTGTTGGGTTTATTACTGCTATGTTTCGCGCTGGCGGCAATGGCTCAGGCGGCGGGAACAAAGGGTACGACGTCAAAGCCAGTGGCGGTACAACCTGCAAACGTCACGGGCTTGCAGGTGCCGTTCTGGGGTTATCTGACGGAAAAGGACGGCACACCGGTCACCGGTATGCGAGAGTTGAAGTTTGAACTCTACGATGCGGCCGAAGGCGGTACCTTGCTGTGGACGGAAATTCAAAACAGTGTCTCGATTACGGACGGCCGCTTGACGACCACCTTGGGCGCGAGTACCGCTCTCGAACGTCGAATGTTCGAGACGGGTGAATTGTGGCTGAATGTCACAGTCAACCCGAACACGGACAACGCGGAAGTTCTGAGCCCGCGAGCAAAGATCTCGACAACAAACGCCGATGAATGCGCCAGCGCAATCGGATCCACGGGACGGCGTGGTCATGACGGAAGCTTGGACTTTCTCCGTGTCACTGGTGAACTCGTCGTCGACAGCTCGATCACTGGTGGCTTCCTGACCGGTTCGCGGGCCAGCGGTGCCTATTCCCTTGCGGTGGGTAACAACTGCCAGGCGTCGGGAACGAATAGTTCCGTCGCCGGAGGCTCAGGCAATACCGCGTCCGGTGTACAGAGCGTCATCGGCGGTGGTCTGAACAATACAGCCTCGGCCATCTATACTGGTATCGGCGGCGGATGGTTGAACATTGCCAACTACCCCTACGCTTATGTAGGCGGTGGCTATCAGAACACCTCGTCAGGTTTCCGCTCCGTCGTCTGTGCCGGCGCCGGAAACAACGCGATGAAGGACTACTCCTTTGTCGGGGGTGGTACTCAAAACAAGGTGGATGGTCCCGGGGCCACGGGGGGCGATGGAGCCGTTGGAACGATTGGCGGCGGCGCCTGGAACAGCGTCTCCGGAATCTACGGCACGGTAGGCGGAGGATCGTACAACAAGGTCCGTAGCCAATTCGCGTTCATCGGCGGCGGTGGCGGCAGCACGGCGGCTGATTCGAACAGCGCCTCAGGAGATCACGCTGTCATCGGTGGGGGAAGCCGTAACTACGCGCGTGGAGCGTTTTCCTTCATCGGCGGCGGCGGTGGCAATGCCGATGTGGCGGACTCCAACAGCGCGAATGGAGACCATGCGGTCGTGGGTGGTGGACTGCATAATTATGCGCGCGGTGCCTACTCCGTTATCGCTGGCGGTGGCGGACCTGCGGAGTCGGATTCCAACAGCACCGTGGGTACTCAGAGCGTCGTCGGTGGCGGTGTCAGTAACTATGCATCCAACACCTATAGCACCGTCTCGGGCGGGCGTTGGAATCATGCCACCGGTTATGGCAGCGTGATTGCCGGCGGCAGCGGCAACACGGCCAGTGGCTATTACTATCCCGTGATCGGCGGCGGGTCTGACAATGTCGCATTCGGCGACTATTCAACTATCGCGAACGGCTGGTACAACGAAACCAACGGTTACGGTGCTGTAATTTCGGGTGGAGCGTTCAATCACGCCCTCGTGAATTACGGATCAATCGGAGGCGGCAAGTATAACATCGTAACAGGGTTTGCGGGTACGATTGGCGGAGGTACGGGTAACTACGCACGTGGGCAGTACTCGGTTGTAGGCGGCGGTGGAACATGGGAAGCTGCGGATACCAATAGTGCGCTCGGCGACAATTCCGTAGTGGCGGGTGGCCATCACAATTTTGCCCGCGGATACAGTTCTGTTATTGGTGGTGGCGGTGGATCGGGCGCGGCAGACTCCAACAGCGCCCGCGGTAACTGGTCAGTCATTCCCGGTGGGCTCCGCAATGAGACCGCTGGCAGTTATGCGTTTGCGGCGGGGCGCCGTGCCAAGGCCAACAACCAAGGTTCCTTCGTCTGGGGCGATTCTTATGACGGCGATGTCACATCAAGTGCCAATGACCAGATGACGTTCCGGGCCTCCGGCGGCGTCCGGTTCTTCTCGAATACCGGCCTCACGGCAGGCGTCGCTCTGCTGCCGGGTGCCGGTGCGTGGTCCAATCTCTCGGACCGCACCAAGAAAGAGAATTTCCGCACGCTGAACACCAGGGAGATTCTGGACAAGGTTGACAAGCTCCCGGTGCAGCAGTGGAATTACAAGGCGCAGAACGCCTCCGTCAAGCACGTCGGCCCCATGGCGCAGGATTTCTACGCTCTGTTCGGTCTGGGTGACAATGACACGACGATCTCCACCATTGATCCTTCCGGCATCGCTCTTGCCGCCATTCAGGAACTCAGCAAGCGCGTCCGCGAACTGGAAAGCCAGAACCAAAACATGGCGGCGGAAGTTTCGCGTTTGACCAAGACGGTTGAGACGCTTGCCGCCCGCGAAGAATCGGTTCAGAAGGCAAAATTCACCTCGAACACCCCGGTAAGAGGCTCGGAGGGCCGCTAA